Proteins from a genomic interval of Scylla paramamosain isolate STU-SP2022 chromosome 26, ASM3559412v1, whole genome shotgun sequence:
- the LOC135113753 gene encoding trichoplein keratin filament-binding protein-like, translating to MWRTTFSLHTFITAVLMEAGGAASVTTSASILNMPQEISMSLIINQMAILNYMNESSSLCAFRDRELREIRLWKEEAKQQLQAMEDNVRGMSEDAQASIQNMTEEARINLRGIAEDAESKMQAVEKTVEALQKSLEETVEARQQTLEETAEALKQALEEKVEALHQALEEKVETRQQALEEKMEARQQALEETTEERQQALEETVEERQQALERMEERQHTLEETVEALQQVLERKEVQQQALKVTVEALQQALKAVEGQQQSDSRREWHHRRHHRRRWKRGTQMQYKLPITTPSRPSAKI from the exons ATGTGGCGCACAACTTTCTCACTTCACACCTTCATAACAGCGGTGTTGATGGAGGCGGGTGGCGCTGCAAGCGTCACCACGTCAGCCTCCATCTTGAACATGCCGCAGGAGATCTCCATGTCTTTGATCATCAACCAGATGGCGATACTGAATTACATGAACGAGTCTTCCTCCCTCTGTGCGTTCC GTGACAGGGAGCTTCGGGAGATACGTctgtggaaggaggaggcgaagcAACAGCTGCAGGCGATGGAGGACAACGTGCGAGGGATGTCGGAGGACGCGCAGGCGAGCATACAGAACATGACGGAGGAAGCAAGGATAAACCTGCGGGGGATTGCAGAGGACGCGGAATCGAAGATGCAGGCGGTGGAGAAGACGGTGGAGGCGCTGCAGAAGTCGTTGGAGGAGACGGTGGAGGCGCGGCAACAGACGTTGGAGGAGACGGCGGAGGCGCTGAAGCAAGCgttggaggagaaggtggaggcgCTGCATCAAGCattggaggagaaagtggagacgCGGCAACAAGCgttggaggagaaaatggaggcgCGGCAGCAGGCGTTGGAGGAGACGACGGAAGAGCGGCAGCAGGCGTTGGAGGAGACGGTGGAGGAGCGGCAGCAGGCgttggagaggatggaggagcgTCAACATACATTGGAGGAGACGGTGGAGGCGCTGCAGCAGGTgttggagaggaaggaggtgcagCAGCAGGCGTTGAAGGTGACGGTGGAGGCGCTGCAGCAGGCGTTGAAGGCGGTGGAGGGGCAGCAACAGTCCGATAGCAGAAGAGAGTGGCACCACAGAAGACATCATAGGAGACGGTGGAAGCGTGGCACCCAG aTGCAATACAAGCTCCCTATAACGACACCGAGCCGTCCCTCTGCCAAGATATAG
- the LOC135113489 gene encoding uncharacterized protein DDB_G0271670-like, whose protein sequence is MSFSLVGEQTSSSPISSSSSSSSSSSSSSSSTSSSSSSTSSSSSSSSSSSNSSSSSSSRSSNLLTSSSGRSSNSSSSSSSSSSSSSSSSSSSSSSSSSSSSSSSSSGSSSNRSSN, encoded by the exons ATGAGTTTttcgctagttggagaacagactagTAGTAGTcccatcagtagtagtagtagtagtagtagtagtagtagtagtagtagtagtagcactagtagtagtagtagtagcactagtagtagtagtagtagtagtagtagtagtagtaatagtagtagtagtagtagtagtaggagtagta ATCTACT tacaagtagtagtggtcgcagcagtaatagcagtagtagtagtagtagtagcagtagtagtagtagtagtagtagtagtagtagtagtagtagtagtagtagtagtagtagtagtagtagtagtagtggtagtagtagtaatcgcagcagtaac